In the genome of Pseudomonas sp. HS6, one region contains:
- a CDS encoding lysine N(6)-hydroxylase/L-ornithine N(5)-oxygenase family protein has translation MTQAIASPIVHDLIGVGFGPSNLALAIALQERGPTQGELDVLFLDKQPTYSWHGNTLSTQSELQISFLKDLVTLRNPTSPYSFVNYLKHHGRLVDFINLGTFYPCRMEYNDYLRWVAAQFTEQSRYGEEVLTIEPVLHNHQVEALRVISRGTDGQQFVRTARSVVVSAGGTPRIPEAFKALKGDARVFHHSQYLAEMAKQPCISNQPMSIAIIGGGQSAAEAFIDLNDSFPSVQVDMILRGSALKPADDSPFVNEVFSPEFTDLIFQQKSSERERLVNEYHNTNYSVVDIDLIERIYGIFYRQKVSGVARHAFRTLTTVEKATATEHGIELTVRNNATGEVAVRAYDAVVLATGYERQMHRKLLAPLEEYLGDFEVDRNYKLITDERCKAGLYMQGFCQASHGLSDTLLSILPIRADEIAGSLYEHGKHRGHSRSVMDLLLATAS, from the coding sequence ATGACACAGGCAATTGCATCGCCCATCGTTCACGACTTGATCGGCGTCGGTTTCGGCCCTTCGAACCTGGCGTTGGCCATCGCTCTGCAAGAACGCGGCCCGACCCAGGGCGAGCTGGATGTGCTGTTTCTCGACAAACAACCGACCTACAGCTGGCACGGCAACACGCTGTCGACCCAGAGCGAGTTGCAGATTTCCTTCCTCAAGGATCTGGTGACTCTGCGCAATCCGACGAGCCCGTATTCGTTCGTCAATTACCTCAAGCACCACGGTCGTCTGGTGGACTTCATCAACCTCGGCACCTTCTACCCGTGCCGCATGGAGTACAACGACTACCTGCGCTGGGTCGCCGCGCAGTTCACCGAACAGAGCCGTTACGGCGAAGAAGTGCTGACCATCGAACCGGTGCTGCACAACCATCAGGTCGAAGCGCTGCGGGTGATTTCCCGTGGGACGGACGGCCAGCAATTCGTTCGCACCGCACGTTCGGTGGTGGTCAGCGCCGGCGGCACGCCGCGCATTCCGGAAGCCTTCAAGGCACTGAAGGGCGATGCCCGAGTGTTCCACCACTCGCAATACCTGGCCGAGATGGCCAAGCAACCGTGCATCAGCAACCAGCCGATGAGCATCGCGATCATCGGTGGCGGCCAGAGTGCGGCGGAAGCGTTCATCGATCTGAACGATTCGTTCCCGTCGGTGCAGGTCGACATGATCCTGCGCGGCTCGGCGCTGAAGCCGGCGGACGACAGCCCGTTCGTCAACGAAGTGTTTTCCCCGGAATTCACCGACCTGATCTTCCAGCAGAAGAGCAGCGAGCGTGAGCGTCTGGTCAACGAGTACCACAACACCAACTACTCGGTGGTCGACATCGACCTGATCGAGCGCATCTACGGCATCTTCTATCGCCAGAAAGTCTCGGGCGTGGCGCGCCATGCGTTCCGCACCCTGACCACCGTCGAGAAAGCCACCGCCACCGAACACGGTATCGAACTGACCGTGCGCAACAACGCCACCGGTGAAGTCGCCGTACGTGCCTACGACGCGGTCGTGCTGGCCACCGGTTACGAGCGTCAGATGCATCGCAAGCTGTTGGCGCCGCTGGAAGAGTACCTGGGCGACTTCGAAGTCGATCGCAATTACAAACTGATCACCGACGAGCGCTGCAAGGCCGGTCTGTACATGCAGGGCTTCTGCCAGGCCAGCCACGGTCTGAGCGACACGCTGCTGTCGATCCTGCCGATCCGCGCGGATGAAATTGCCGGCTCGCTGTATGAGCATGGCAAGCATCGCGGGCACAGTCGTTCGGTGATGGACTTGTTGTTGGCCACGGCCAGCTGA
- the mgtA gene encoding magnesium-translocating P-type ATPase, translating to MKLTLKEFFAGFLRTRHIARHFRRLAVLESLRDTTVSREVPPTLANTLVDASHCDSGVLLSTLGTHTDGLTDFEVDVLRAQHGLNEVEHEQPLPWWTHLWHCYKNPFNLLLTLLAVISWLTDDLKAATVILSMVVLSTLLRFWQESKSNRAADALKAMVSNTATVLRRDAPRTELPIKELVPGDLIVLSAGDMIPADCRVLSAKDLFVSQAAMTGESMPVEKFPRQADRDTRNPLELDNILFMGTNVVSGTAVAVILTTGNSTYFGTLALRVGATDRGVTSFQQGVNKVSWLLIRFMFVMAPLVLFINGFTKGDWTEALLFALSIAVGLTPEMLPMIVTSTLAKGAVFLSRKKVIVKRLDAIQNFGAMDVLCTDKTGTLTQDKIFLARNVDVWGEDSDDVLEMAYLNSYYQTGLKNLLDVAVLEHVEVHRELKVGTAFRKVDEIPFDFNRRRMSVVVEGHGQPHQLICKGAVEEVLSVCTRVRHGEVDEALSDELLAKIRQVTAAFNAEGLRVVAVAARSMPEGRDTYSLGDEQELTLIGYVAFLDPPKESTAPALKALAEHGVAVKVLTGDNELVTAKICREVGLAQQGLLMGNDIERMSDAELAVAVETTNVFAKLTPSHKERIVRILKGNGHVVGFMGDGINDAPALRTADIGISVDSAVDIAKEAADIILLEKSLMVLEEGVLEGRRTFANMLKYIKMTASSNFGNVFSVLVASAFIPFLPMLPMHLLVQNLLYDISQIAIPFDNVDEEMLKQPQRWQPGDVGRFMLFFGPISSIFDITTFALMWYVFDANTPDHQTLFQSGWFVVGLLTQTLIVHMIRTPKIPFLQSRAAMPLLVMTGIIMAVGIFLPMGPLAHYFKLQALPSMYFVFLPVILLAYMALTQAVKGFYIRRFGWQ from the coding sequence ATGAAACTTACGCTCAAGGAATTTTTCGCAGGCTTCCTGCGGACCCGTCACATCGCCCGGCACTTTCGTCGTCTGGCCGTGCTGGAAAGTCTTCGCGACACCACGGTCAGCCGTGAAGTGCCGCCCACCCTGGCCAACACGTTGGTGGACGCCTCCCATTGCGACAGCGGCGTGCTGCTGTCGACTCTTGGCACGCACACTGATGGCCTCACCGATTTCGAAGTCGATGTGCTGCGTGCGCAGCATGGCCTCAACGAAGTCGAGCATGAGCAACCGCTGCCGTGGTGGACCCACCTGTGGCACTGCTACAAAAACCCGTTCAACCTGCTGCTGACTCTGTTGGCGGTGATCTCGTGGCTGACTGACGACCTCAAGGCCGCCACCGTGATTCTCTCGATGGTGGTGCTCTCGACCCTGCTGCGCTTCTGGCAGGAAAGCAAATCCAACCGGGCGGCCGACGCGCTCAAGGCGATGGTCAGCAACACCGCCACCGTGCTGCGCCGGGATGCGCCGCGCACTGAACTGCCGATCAAGGAACTGGTGCCCGGCGATCTGATTGTGCTCTCGGCCGGCGACATGATTCCTGCCGATTGCCGGGTGCTCAGCGCCAAGGACCTGTTCGTCAGCCAGGCCGCGATGACCGGCGAATCGATGCCGGTGGAGAAGTTCCCCCGTCAGGCGGACCGCGATACGCGTAACCCGCTGGAGCTCGACAACATCCTGTTCATGGGCACCAACGTGGTGTCCGGGACGGCGGTGGCGGTGATTCTCACCACCGGCAACAGCACTTACTTCGGTACGCTGGCGCTGCGGGTCGGGGCAACCGATCGCGGGGTGACGTCCTTCCAGCAAGGCGTGAACAAAGTCAGCTGGCTGTTGATCCGTTTCATGTTCGTCATGGCGCCGCTGGTGCTGTTCATCAACGGTTTCACCAAGGGTGACTGGACCGAAGCCCTGTTGTTCGCGCTGTCGATCGCCGTGGGCCTGACCCCGGAAATGCTGCCGATGATCGTCACCTCGACCCTGGCCAAGGGTGCGGTGTTCCTGTCGCGCAAAAAGGTCATCGTCAAACGCCTGGATGCGATCCAGAACTTCGGCGCCATGGATGTGCTGTGCACCGACAAGACCGGCACGTTGACCCAGGACAAGATCTTCCTGGCGCGCAATGTCGATGTCTGGGGTGAAGATTCTGACGACGTGCTGGAAATGGCGTACCTGAACAGCTACTACCAGACCGGCCTGAAAAACCTGCTCGACGTGGCGGTGCTGGAGCATGTGGAAGTCCACCGTGAACTGAAAGTCGGTACGGCGTTTCGCAAGGTCGACGAGATCCCGTTCGACTTCAATCGCCGACGCATGTCGGTGGTGGTCGAAGGGCACGGGCAACCGCATCAGCTGATCTGCAAAGGCGCGGTGGAAGAAGTGTTGTCGGTGTGCACCCGGGTTCGTCACGGTGAAGTCGACGAAGCCTTGAGCGATGAATTGCTGGCGAAAATTCGTCAGGTAACAGCAGCATTCAACGCTGAAGGCTTGCGCGTGGTAGCGGTGGCAGCACGGTCGATGCCTGAAGGTCGCGACACTTACAGCCTGGGCGACGAGCAGGAACTGACGCTGATCGGTTATGTGGCATTCCTCGATCCACCCAAGGAAAGCACCGCACCGGCACTCAAGGCCCTGGCCGAACACGGCGTGGCCGTGAAAGTGCTGACCGGCGACAACGAGTTGGTGACCGCCAAGATCTGCCGCGAAGTGGGCCTGGCCCAGCAAGGCCTGTTGATGGGCAACGACATCGAACGCATGAGCGACGCGGAACTGGCGGTGGCGGTGGAGACCACCAACGTGTTCGCCAAACTGACGCCGTCGCACAAGGAGCGCATCGTGCGCATCCTCAAGGGCAACGGCCATGTGGTCGGGTTCATGGGCGACGGCATCAACGACGCACCGGCGCTGCGCACGGCGGACATTGGTATTTCCGTGGACAGCGCAGTCGATATCGCCAAGGAAGCGGCCGACATCATCCTGCTGGAAAAGAGCTTGATGGTGCTGGAGGAGGGCGTACTGGAAGGGCGCCGCACCTTCGCCAACATGCTCAAGTACATCAAGATGACCGCCAGCTCTAACTTCGGCAACGTGTTCTCGGTATTGGTGGCCAGTGCGTTCATTCCGTTCTTGCCGATGCTGCCGATGCACCTGCTGGTGCAAAACCTGCTGTATGACATTTCGCAGATCGCGATCCCGTTCGACAACGTCGATGAAGAAATGCTGAAACAGCCACAACGCTGGCAGCCGGGGGATGTCGGGCGCTTCATGCTGTTTTTCGGCCCGATCAGTTCGATCTTCGACATCACAACGTTCGCCTTGATGTGGTACGTGTTTGATGCCAACACCCCGGATCACCAGACGCTGTTCCAGTCCGGCTGGTTCGTGGTGGGGTTGCTGACCCAGACGCTGATCGTGCACATGATCCGCACGCCGAAGATTCCATTTCTGCAAAGCCGCGCGGCCATGCCGCTGCTGGTGATGACCGGAATCATCATGGCCGTGGGCATCTTCCTGCCGATGGGGCCGCTGGCGCACTACTTCAAATTGCAGGCGCTGCCGTCGATGTACTTCGTGTTCCTGCCGGTGATCCTGCTGGCGTACATGGCACTGACCCAAGCCGTGAAAGGTTTCTACATCCGCCGGTTCGGCTGGCAGTAA
- a CDS encoding MgtC/SapB family protein produces MQAINNINLDSLLDTLVSLSAAFILGGLIGFERQYRQRTAGLRTNVLVAVGAAIFVDMANRLGGAEGAVRVVAYVVSGIGFLGAGVIMREEGNVRGLNTAATLWTSAAVGACAGADLLAEAVLGTLFVLAANTLLRPIVNNINRQPLDVVSAEVTNIVYVIARRSQQTAVFALLEAELERSNYPASDVDVHAFGADEIEIEATLATTSVDGDELDALVKRISTSNLVVQAFWSPSTTE; encoded by the coding sequence ATGCAAGCCATCAACAACATCAACCTCGATTCGCTGCTCGACACCCTGGTCAGCCTCAGCGCGGCCTTCATTCTCGGTGGCCTGATCGGCTTCGAACGCCAGTACCGCCAACGTACGGCGGGCTTGCGCACCAACGTGCTGGTCGCGGTCGGCGCGGCGATTTTCGTCGACATGGCCAACCGTCTCGGCGGGGCCGAAGGCGCGGTCCGGGTGGTTGCCTACGTGGTGTCCGGGATCGGCTTTCTCGGCGCCGGTGTGATCATGCGTGAAGAGGGCAACGTGCGCGGTCTCAATACCGCCGCCACGCTGTGGACTTCGGCAGCGGTCGGCGCCTGTGCCGGTGCCGACCTGCTGGCCGAGGCGGTACTGGGCACCTTGTTCGTGCTTGCCGCGAATACGTTGCTGCGGCCGATCGTCAACAACATCAACCGCCAGCCGCTGGATGTGGTCTCGGCGGAAGTCACCAACATCGTCTACGTCATTGCCCGGCGCTCGCAGCAGACCGCCGTGTTCGCCTTGCTTGAAGCCGAGCTCGAACGCAGCAACTACCCGGCCAGTGACGTTGACGTGCACGCCTTCGGTGCCGATGAAATCGAGATCGAAGCCACGCTCGCAACCACCTCGGTGGACGGCGATGAGCTGGACGCACTGGTGAAGCGGATTTCAACTTCGAACTTGGTGGTGCAGGCGTTCTGGAGTCCGAGTACTACGGAGTAA
- a CDS encoding chemotaxis protein CheY, giving the protein MTDKTLRILIADSQHFHRMKIERLFNGLDYYCIAPVQNLAELLTLVDYGCRPFDVLVINAALAAGMPDLRGFLFDHPQVRHALVYGEPANSSAVSGLFQAKITSCHAALPSMNAIVQLMESVEASLEHSSRSGQTKSLAQMRA; this is encoded by the coding sequence ATGACCGACAAAACCTTGCGTATCCTGATCGCCGACTCGCAGCATTTTCACCGGATGAAGATCGAGCGCCTGTTCAATGGCCTCGATTACTACTGCATCGCACCGGTGCAGAACCTCGCCGAGCTACTGACGCTGGTCGACTACGGCTGTCGGCCATTCGATGTTCTGGTGATCAATGCAGCGCTTGCGGCCGGGATGCCGGATCTGCGTGGCTTCCTGTTCGATCACCCGCAAGTCCGGCATGCGCTGGTCTACGGTGAGCCGGCGAACTCATCGGCTGTTTCCGGGCTTTTTCAGGCAAAAATCACTTCCTGCCACGCCGCGTTGCCGTCAATGAATGCAATCGTGCAGTTGATGGAGTCGGTCGAGGCTTCCCTGGAGCACTCGTC